From a region of the Pukyongiella litopenaei genome:
- a CDS encoding peptidylprolyl isomerase: MQLTIPYPTCGWLARGTRAFAIAAILAGTGIGPAMAQGLFSPAIRVNETVVTQFELDQRTRLMSLLRAPGDPARLAREALIDDRLKQQAVKEAGISVTPEDVQLGIEEFAGRTELSADEFLKALAAGGVQAETMRDFTEVSLAWRNLIQERFLAKARPTAAEIDRALGQTQGGGVQVLLSEIIIPVTPQTVERAEALAEELSRITSQADFAAAAERYSAAQTRTNGGRMDWLSLGRLPAGLQPVLLELAPGEVTDPIALPDAVALFQMRGIRETAPARPSYSAIDYATYLIPGGRTPDALARAGDIIARVDRCDDLYGINKDLPPELLERHELPPGKIPRDVALELAKLDNGEISTALTRSNGQTLMLVMMCNRTAALNEEATREQVANALTQQRLSAFSDSYLEQLRADALIVEE, translated from the coding sequence ATGCAGTTGACCATTCCTTACCCGACCTGCGGCTGGCTGGCCCGCGGCACCCGCGCTTTCGCGATCGCGGCGATCCTGGCCGGAACCGGTATTGGCCCGGCGATGGCGCAGGGGCTGTTTTCGCCCGCGATCAGGGTCAACGAAACCGTCGTCACCCAGTTCGAACTGGACCAGCGCACCCGGCTGATGAGCCTGCTGCGCGCGCCCGGCGATCCGGCCAGGCTAGCGCGCGAGGCGCTGATCGACGACCGCCTGAAACAGCAGGCGGTCAAGGAGGCGGGGATCTCTGTCACCCCCGAGGACGTGCAACTCGGCATCGAGGAATTCGCGGGCCGGACGGAACTCTCTGCCGACGAGTTTCTCAAGGCGCTTGCCGCCGGCGGGGTGCAGGCCGAAACCATGCGCGATTTCACCGAGGTCAGCCTGGCCTGGCGCAACCTGATCCAGGAACGGTTCCTGGCCAAGGCGCGTCCCACCGCCGCCGAAATCGACCGCGCCCTGGGCCAGACGCAGGGCGGCGGGGTGCAGGTGCTGCTCTCCGAGATCATCATCCCGGTGACGCCGCAGACGGTCGAACGGGCCGAGGCGCTCGCCGAGGAACTGTCGCGGATCACCAGCCAGGCCGATTTCGCCGCCGCCGCCGAACGCTATTCCGCAGCGCAGACCCGCACCAATGGCGGGCGGATGGACTGGCTGTCGCTGGGCCGGTTGCCTGCGGGGCTGCAGCCGGTGCTGCTCGAGCTTGCCCCGGGCGAGGTCACCGACCCGATCGCTCTGCCCGACGCGGTCGCGCTGTTCCAGATGCGCGGCATTCGTGAAACCGCGCCGGCACGCCCCAGCTATTCGGCGATCGACTACGCCACCTATCTGATCCCCGGCGGCCGCACGCCCGACGCACTGGCCCGCGCCGGCGACATCATCGCGCGGGTGGACCGCTGCGACGATCTCTACGGGATCAACAAGGACCTGCCGCCGGAACTGCTCGAACGTCACGAACTGCCGCCGGGCAAGATCCCGCGTGACGTTGCGCTCGAACTGGCCAAGCTCGACAATGGCGAGATCTCGACCGCGCTCACCCGGTCGAACGGCCAGACGCTGATGCTGGTCATGATGTGCAACCGCACCGCCGCGCTGAACGAGGAAGCCACGCGCGAACAGGTCGCCAACGCGCTCACCCAGCAACGGCTGTCCGCCTTTTCGGACAGCTATCTCGAACAGTTGCGGGCGGATGCGCTGATCGTCGAAGAATGA
- the pdxA gene encoding 4-hydroxythreonine-4-phosphate dehydrogenase PdxA, whose protein sequence is MTAAARAPGPVALSCGDPAGIGPELAAKAWDRLRDSCPFIWIGDPAHLPQGTPVAELSDPSDAAAACSGALPVLPLRFPAPVRPGIPDSANAPMVVAAIERAVDLVRTGAAAALCTAPISKKVLIDGADFAYPGHTEFLAALARVDRVVMMLASDRLRVVPATIHIALSEVPCALTPDLLRATIEITERDLRNRFGIARPRLAVAGLNPHAGEGGAMGHEELDWIAPLIDRMRGDGHDLTGPHPADTLFHAAARAHYDAAIAMYHDQALIPIKTLDFDTGVNVTLGLPFVRTSPDHGTGFDIAGQGTARPDSLIAALEMARDLAAP, encoded by the coding sequence ATGACCGCCGCCGCGCGTGCCCCCGGCCCGGTCGCGCTCAGTTGCGGCGATCCGGCGGGGATCGGCCCCGAACTTGCCGCCAAAGCCTGGGACAGGCTGCGCGACAGCTGCCCCTTCATCTGGATCGGCGACCCGGCCCACCTGCCCCAAGGCACGCCCGTGGCCGAACTGTCGGACCCGTCCGATGCGGCCGCGGCCTGCTCCGGGGCCCTGCCGGTCCTGCCGTTGCGCTTCCCCGCGCCGGTCCGGCCCGGCATCCCGGACAGCGCGAACGCCCCGATGGTCGTCGCCGCGATCGAACGGGCGGTGGACCTGGTCCGGACCGGCGCCGCCGCTGCGCTCTGCACCGCGCCGATCTCGAAAAAGGTGCTGATCGACGGGGCGGATTTCGCCTATCCCGGCCACACCGAATTCCTGGCGGCGCTCGCTCGCGTGGACCGGGTGGTGATGATGCTGGCCAGCGACCGGCTGCGGGTGGTGCCCGCCACGATCCACATCGCCCTGTCCGAGGTGCCGTGCGCGCTGACCCCCGACCTGCTGCGTGCCACGATCGAGATCACCGAACGCGATCTGCGCAACCGGTTTGGCATCGCCCGGCCACGGCTGGCCGTCGCCGGTCTGAACCCGCATGCGGGCGAAGGCGGCGCGATGGGGCACGAGGAACTGGACTGGATCGCTCCGCTGATTGACCGGATGCGCGGCGACGGCCATGACCTCACCGGCCCTCACCCCGCCGACACCCTGTTTCACGCCGCCGCCCGCGCCCACTATGATGCCGCCATCGCGATGTATCACGACCAGGCGCTGATCCCGATCAAGACGCTGGATTTCGACACCGGCGTGAATGTGACACTGGGCCTGCCCTTCGTGCGCACATCCCCCGATCATGGCACCGGGTTCGATATCGCCGGCCAGGGCACCGCCCGCCCCGACAGCCTGATCGCTGCGCTGGAAATGGCACGGGACCTGGCAGCACCGTGA
- a CDS encoding DUF4167 domain-containing protein: MRSSKSRSRSKSNRNRPSGGNVINRVFDSSGPEGKVRGTPQQIIDKYNQLARDAQLANDRVATENFQQHAEHYLRLLSEAQREQDARREEQERQNRERQAERDRERAERAERQEREAAQRAAAEQAEPAQSDVFEVAGGDDSDTSGLVETPEDAPRKPARRTSRPRKPKAKADGNGDGNGNGKAEPASEADGPSPEAAE; the protein is encoded by the coding sequence ATGAGATCATCCAAATCACGCTCGCGGTCGAAATCCAACCGCAACCGGCCTTCGGGCGGCAACGTCATCAACCGGGTTTTCGACAGCTCCGGACCCGAGGGCAAGGTGCGCGGCACGCCGCAGCAGATCATCGACAAGTACAACCAGTTGGCCCGTGACGCGCAGCTGGCCAATGACCGCGTCGCGACCGAGAATTTCCAGCAGCATGCCGAGCATTACCTGCGCCTGCTGAGCGAGGCGCAGCGCGAGCAGGACGCCCGCCGCGAAGAACAGGAGCGGCAGAACCGCGAACGCCAGGCCGAGCGCGACCGCGAACGGGCCGAGCGCGCCGAGCGTCAGGAACGCGAGGCCGCGCAGCGGGCCGCGGCGGAACAGGCCGAACCCGCGCAATCCGATGTGTTCGAGGTCGCGGGCGGGGATGACAGCGATACCAGCGGGCTGGTGGAAACTCCCGAGGATGCGCCGCGCAAACCGGCGCGGCGGACCAGCCGGCCCCGCAAGCCGAAGGCCAAGGCCGACGGCAATGGCGACGGTAATGGCAACGGCAAGGCGGAACCGGCCTCCGAAGCCGACGGTCCGTCGCCCGAGGCCGCAGAGTAG
- the rsmA gene encoding 16S rRNA (adenine(1518)-N(6)/adenine(1519)-N(6))-dimethyltransferase RsmA — MSAIDTLPPLREVIATHGLSARKALGQNFLLDLNLTAKIARQAGDLSGSDVLEIGPGPGGLTRGLLASGARRVLAVEKDTRCLPALAEIAAAYPGRLEVINGDALQVDPLAHLTPPVRVVANLPYNVGTELLVRWLTPADWPPFWSSLTLMFQREVAERIVAAPGSKTYGRLAVLAQWRAEARIVMSLPPGAFTPPPKVSSAVVQLTALPAPRYPADPAILSRVVAAAFNQRRKMLRAALKGLAPDIASTLEAAGIDPTQRAEQVSLDRFCALARAIAPAG; from the coding sequence ATGAGCGCCATCGACACCCTGCCGCCCCTGCGCGAGGTGATCGCCACACACGGGCTGTCGGCGCGCAAGGCGCTGGGGCAGAATTTCCTGCTCGATCTCAACCTCACCGCCAAGATCGCACGGCAGGCGGGCGACCTGAGCGGCAGCGACGTGCTCGAGATCGGCCCCGGCCCCGGCGGGCTGACCCGGGGCCTGCTGGCCTCCGGCGCGCGCAGGGTGCTGGCGGTGGAAAAGGACACCCGCTGCCTGCCCGCGCTGGCCGAGATCGCCGCCGCCTATCCCGGCCGGCTCGAGGTGATCAACGGTGACGCGCTGCAGGTCGATCCGCTGGCCCATCTCACCCCGCCGGTGCGGGTGGTCGCCAACCTGCCCTATAATGTGGGAACCGAGTTGCTGGTGCGCTGGCTGACCCCAGCCGACTGGCCGCCCTTCTGGTCCAGCCTGACCCTGATGTTCCAGCGCGAGGTGGCCGAGCGGATCGTCGCCGCGCCCGGCTCCAAGACCTATGGCCGGCTGGCCGTTCTGGCCCAGTGGCGGGCCGAGGCGCGGATCGTGATGTCGCTGCCGCCGGGGGCGTTCACCCCCCCGCCCAAGGTATCATCGGCGGTGGTGCAGCTGACCGCCCTGCCCGCGCCACGCTACCCGGCCGATCCGGCGATCCTGTCGCGCGTCGTCGCGGCGGCGTTCAACCAGCGTCGCAAGATGCTGCGCGCCGCGTTGAAGGGGCTGGCCCCGGACATCGCCAGCACGCTCGAAGCGGCCGGGATCGACCCGACGCAACGGGCCGAACAGGTGTCGCTGGACCGGTTCTGCGCCCTGGCCCGCGCAATCGCGCCGGCAGGCTGA